The Actinoplanes sp. N902-109 genomic interval TGACCGCCCGGTACTGCTCGAGGTGGGAACCCGCCGCCCTCGCGCCGGCGACCCGGGCCCGGCTCACCACCACCGTGGCGGCCACCAGCCCCAGCACAACGATGACCGCGATCCAGGTCGCGGCCAGCCAACTGTCACTCATCTCGCTGCTCCTCCTGTGGTGCGCGGGCCGCTTCGGAGTCCGCGGCCGCCCGGGTCGCCTCGTGCGCGGCAACGACCGCCGCCGGGGTCAGATGCAGGTCGAACGGCCGCAGCTCGTAGAACTTCATGGCCTTGCCGTCGGCGCCCAGCTCCAGCGAGCCGGCCACCAGCCCGGCCCTCTCCAGCCGTTCCAGATGCAGGTAGAGCAGTGGGCGGCTGAT includes:
- a CDS encoding winged helix-turn-helix domain-containing protein; translated protein: MTGAERLPLIVAALDHPQRLAVVAALAPGRQYVSALARQLGISRPLLYLHLERLERAGLVAGSLELGADGKAMKFYELRPFDLHLTPAAVVAAHEATRAAADSEAARAPQEEQRDE